In Ensifer canadensis, a genomic segment contains:
- a CDS encoding phosphoribosyltransferase: MFTGPVFFENRADAGRRLAQAVAVEAPPEPLVMALPRGGVPVAFEIATYLRAPLEVLIVRKIGAPGHQEFGLGALVDGEEAELVLNREAVRLVRPPRGYIAAEAERQRAEIARRRVLYLGDREPHSPRDRNVVLVDDGIATGGTIRAAIQALRRTGVRSLLLAVPVAPASALASLRPSVDGIVCLSTPAFFRAVGLHYRDFEQTSDAEVMTLISRARAGGCDDA; the protein is encoded by the coding sequence ATGTTCACGGGACCGGTGTTCTTCGAAAACAGGGCCGACGCCGGCCGCAGGCTGGCGCAGGCGGTGGCCGTCGAGGCGCCGCCGGAGCCCCTGGTCATGGCGCTGCCGCGCGGCGGCGTTCCGGTTGCCTTCGAGATTGCCACGTATCTCCGCGCACCGCTTGAGGTGCTGATCGTGCGCAAGATCGGCGCGCCGGGTCATCAGGAATTCGGGCTTGGCGCACTGGTCGATGGCGAAGAGGCGGAACTGGTGCTGAACCGCGAGGCCGTGCGCCTGGTGCGGCCGCCGCGCGGCTACATCGCCGCCGAAGCCGAGCGCCAACGCGCGGAAATCGCAAGACGGCGGGTGCTCTATCTCGGCGATCGCGAGCCGCATTCGCCGAGGGATCGCAATGTGGTGCTCGTCGACGACGGCATTGCCACCGGCGGCACGATCCGCGCGGCGATCCAGGCGCTGCGCCGGACCGGTGTGCGTAGCCTGCTGTTGGCGGTTCCCGTTGCGCCGGCGAGCGCGCTCGCAAGCCTGCGGCCGTCGGTCGACGGCATCGTCTGTCTCTCCACCCCCGCCTTCTTCCGCGCCGTCGGCCTGCATTACCGCGACTTCGAGCAGACCTCGGATGCCGAGGTCATGACCTTGATCAGCAGGGCGAGGGCAGGCGGGTGCGATGACGCTTGA
- a CDS encoding CreA family protein — translation MSRSFRVLMLASLAAFVTTVSPARAETVGEVGVDWLGNDIIVDAVSDPKVKGVTCHVTYFDRGVIDRLKNGNWFEDPSNNSIACRQTGPIEIGDIDLSKEGEEVFRSGLSLIWKDLLVTRIYDRKNDTLIYLAHSRELTDGSAKMSITTIPLYGQTVNWQEGKPKP, via the coding sequence ATGTCCCGTTCGTTCCGCGTCTTGATGCTAGCCAGCCTTGCCGCTTTCGTAACGACAGTCTCTCCCGCCCGGGCCGAAACCGTCGGCGAAGTCGGCGTCGACTGGCTCGGCAACGACATCATCGTCGACGCGGTCAGCGATCCCAAGGTCAAGGGTGTGACCTGTCACGTCACCTATTTCGATCGCGGCGTCATCGATAGGCTGAAAAACGGCAACTGGTTCGAGGATCCATCCAACAACTCGATCGCATGCCGCCAGACCGGCCCGATCGAGATCGGCGACATCGACCTTTCGAAAGAAGGCGAGGAAGTGTTCCGCTCCGGCTTGTCCTTGATCTGGAAAGACCTGCTCGTCACCCGGATCTATGACCGCAAGAACGACACGCTGATCTATCTTGCCCACTCGCGCGAACTGACCGACGGCTCGGCCAAGATGTCGATCACGACGATCCCGCTCTACGGGCAGACCGTCAACTGGCAGGAAGGCAAGCCGAAGCCCTGA
- a CDS encoding GGDEF domain-containing protein, with translation MSFLPALSIICLLVMLPVLLSLQKSSMPGAAEFASGCAMTAIAMTLVMLAEIQSLRPLLLVGFAFLAIACLFVLAGFRSFFALPSWRPAILPLGATMVATISVLAAFGAESTAARALITLGIAAAVFVVASISVLRLRTASDPTTRKAIVIGAAIASVTLLQIAAISPPSPVNEAGPAPLVAWNFLLAAMWLLYMPILFLGVILMTHDRVIADLKTTIARDELTGALSRRAFIELGERIFASCTAHARPAAFLLLDLDYFKQINDRYGHAAGDAALGHFADTVTACLAGRGTFGRIGGEEFGVVLSDHTEGEAFLLAEEIGRTVRVTPVGRFGQPIRLTVSIGIASAGLGDTMTDVMIRADMALYASKADGRDRCTIAGRLQPDASGRVLAAAAAQLRAAEAYSLAPQLLRDTG, from the coding sequence ATGAGCTTTCTCCCCGCCCTATCGATCATATGCCTACTGGTGATGCTGCCGGTACTGCTTTCGCTGCAGAAATCATCGATGCCAGGCGCTGCGGAGTTCGCTTCCGGCTGTGCCATGACAGCCATTGCCATGACACTGGTGATGCTGGCCGAGATCCAGTCTCTCCGGCCGCTGCTGCTTGTCGGCTTTGCGTTTCTTGCCATCGCCTGTCTCTTCGTACTCGCCGGGTTCCGCTCGTTCTTCGCTCTACCCAGCTGGAGGCCGGCAATCCTGCCGCTCGGCGCAACGATGGTTGCAACCATCTCGGTTCTGGCTGCGTTCGGCGCTGAGAGTACCGCGGCTCGGGCGCTGATCACGCTCGGCATCGCCGCCGCCGTCTTCGTGGTCGCCTCCATTTCCGTCCTGAGGCTGCGCACAGCGAGCGACCCGACAACACGGAAGGCAATCGTCATCGGTGCCGCCATTGCCAGCGTCACGCTCCTGCAGATCGCCGCGATCTCGCCCCCTTCCCCCGTGAACGAGGCGGGCCCGGCTCCCCTTGTTGCTTGGAACTTTCTGCTGGCTGCGATGTGGCTGCTCTACATGCCCATCCTGTTTCTCGGCGTCATCCTGATGACTCATGACCGCGTCATCGCCGATCTCAAGACCACGATTGCCCGCGACGAGTTGACAGGAGCGCTGTCGCGGCGCGCCTTCATCGAACTTGGCGAACGCATCTTTGCCTCGTGCACGGCGCACGCGCGCCCCGCCGCCTTCCTGCTGCTCGACCTCGACTATTTCAAGCAGATCAACGACCGCTATGGCCATGCGGCCGGCGATGCCGCGCTCGGCCATTTCGCCGACACGGTCACCGCCTGCCTTGCCGGACGCGGCACATTCGGCCGCATCGGCGGCGAGGAATTCGGCGTGGTGCTGTCTGACCATACCGAAGGCGAAGCGTTTCTGCTGGCCGAGGAGATCGGCCGTACGGTCCGCGTCACCCCCGTCGGACGTTTCGGCCAGCCGATCCGATTGACTGTCAGCATCGGCATTGCCAGCGCGGGCCTTGGCGATACCATGACCGACGTGATGATCCGGGCGGACATGGCACTCTACGCCTCCAAGGCCGACGGACGCGACCGCTGCACCATCGCCGGGAGGCTGCAGCCAGACGCCAGCGGTCGCGTGCTTGCCGCTGCCGCCGCACAGCTTCGCGCTGCCGAGGCCTATTCGCTCGCACCGCAACTGCTGCGCGACACCGGCTGA